One Onthophagus taurus isolate NC chromosome 11, IU_Otau_3.0, whole genome shotgun sequence genomic window carries:
- the LOC111415790 gene encoding protein turtle isoform X6 → MGMCTDPRGKFRPLTIGSSVPLLTTAAFYIFINTGLCLFIPALCFQDAFHITAILGESVVFNCHVEFPEGQPVPYVLQWEKKVGDTDIPIYIWYESYPTHSGEGYEGRVSRVSPDSNYGAASLNLTNIQVSDQGWYECKVVFLNRFPSAQKNGTWFHLDVHAPPRWVVIPEDIIYVNLGDAIILNCQAEGTPTPEILWYKDANPIETNSANSNGNSIPTGVGIFNDGTELRFSNIRSEDIGDYTCIARNGEGQISHTARVIIAGGAVIMVPPTNQTKLEGEKVQFNCEAKALPGNVTVKWFREGAPVKEVASLETRVTIRRDGSLVVNPVSADDSGQYLCEVSNGIGEPQSASAYLNVEYPAKVTFTPTVQYLPFRLAGVVQCYIKANPPLQYVTWTKDKRLLEPYQTNDIVIMNNGSLLFTRVNQSHQGRYTCTPYNAQGTQGSSGPMEVLVRKPPVFTIEPEPMYQRKVGETVEMPCDAQEAEGTQRPTMQWQRRDNAPLPKNRVRVNGGNITIDSLRRSDFGFYQCVASNEVATIVATTQLVVEGTQPHAPYNLTGTATEFAVTLSWLPGYSGGPDYKQDYSIGYREAGVSEWSTIPVTPSGSTQVTINRLAPGTTYEFQIVGKNALGAGMMSKIITIRTLDSNPRLLTLSDGTDVGLPPKPAATQKPFLPPPDEPTGPKPGPPRNLTVTEINNGFLISWEPPLERAKLVQYYNIKYRTDGPWKALNKAQIRPDDYTYLVKNLVGGRTYYFRVLAYASKNFEASDEVKYPVPARVKHKAITAGVVGGILFFIVAIILSVCAVKICNKRKRRKQEKVLRSVTNSYNMVACRITDSRNGGNASESQVPLKKLRKGRIPGLRILAFVANWVWPRDRCRSGSSLSWHPDYLHPSSPSKHKSLGRISRAADGRFVLIDSSLSLRAESLSNMSSSDDGGFLPKRNNNRASWRKPLVSYPSQLSLRSDASGQSARPVWNGLLGTVTGPRYYNSPNFKPIPTIYSPNTPRVQCSSPATSSALLLSPWTPLYFSDLSSVRYPSSGDRSYPTPPGFVQLRSMHERYSQELPSLRAIHEESQCFIPVHPIRVPPSYPLSRSRARLLPRHARIARSAPELGSPDHLDRSPESRSSSSGFGSKNTSSNQNQSSQSGSTFEWRLPPYRPPPPPYALPPPPPIVGHWLELASSSPSTSEQIHHKAVDVGSVDGHYEFDPSTPTPTPSTPTGPRDADLDVPTLRKSYGTLRSTRYDNIDARVQAMKEEFNEFRKRQAKRRRSHELESAC, encoded by the exons GTCTGTGCTTGTTCATTCCAGCTCTCTGCTTCCAAGATGCGTTCCACATCACGGCAATCCTGGGCGAATCGGTCGTTTTCAACTGCCACGTGGAGTTTCCCGAAGGTCAGCCTGTGCCATACGTATTGCAATGGGAGAAGAAGGTAGGCGACACG GATATACCAATCTACATCTGGTACGAGAGTTATCCCACACACAGCGGAGAGGGATATGAAGGAAGGGTATCGAGAGTATCACCAGATTCCAATTATGGAGCTGCTTCACTTAACTTGACCAATATTCAAGTATCCGATCAAGGATG GTACGAATGTAAAGTGGTGTTTCTCAATCGATTTCCAAGTGCACAAAAGAACGGAACATGGTTTCATCTGGACGTGCACGCCCCACCACGATGGGTTGTCATTCCAGAGGATATAATCTACGTGAATTTAGGCGACGCGATCATCCTCAATTGCCAAGCGGAAGGAACTCCAACCCCCGAAATCCTTTGGTACAAGGACGCGAATCCGATCGAAACAAACTCAGCGAACTCGAACGGAAATTCAATCCCCACAGGTGTAG GGATTTTCAACGACGGAACCGAACTGCGTTTTTCGAATATACGCAGCGAAGATATCGGCGATTATACTTGTATAGCGAGAAATGGCGAAGGGCAAATATCACATACAGCTCGAGTTATAATAGCAGGTGGTGCTGTTATAATGGTACCACCGACCAATCAAACCAAGTTAGAAGGCGAAAAAGTTCAGTTTAATTGTGAGGCGAAAGCTTTACCTGGAAATGTGACCGTTAAGTGGTTTCGCGAAGGTGCTCCAGTTAAAGAAGTCGCTTCTTTAGAAACTAGAGTAACTATCCGAAGGGATGGGTCTCTTGTGGTCAACCCAGTAAGCGCCGACGATTCAGGACAATATCTTTGCGAAGTCAGCAATGGGATCGGTGAACCTCAATCTGCATCGGCTTACCTTAACGTAGAat atcCAGCGAAAGTAACATTCACACCAACAGTGCAATATTTACCATTTCGTTTAGCTGGAGTTGTCCAGTGTTACATCAAAGCAAACCCACCCCTACAATATGTCACGTGGACCAAAGACAAAAGGCTTCTCGAACCGTATCAAACCAACGATATCGTCATTATGAATAACGGCTCACTTCTTTTTACTCGTGTTAACCAAAGCCATCAAGGAAGATATACTTGTACTCCGTATAATGCACAAGGAACTCAAGGTTCCTCCGGGCCTATGGAAGTTTTGGTAAGAAAACCACCCGTTTTTACCATCGAACCTGAACCAATGTACCAACGAAAAGTGGGCGAAACCGTCGAAATGCCTTGTGATGCCCAAGAAGCCGAAGGAACTCAAAGACCAACGATGCAATGGCAAAGAAGAGATAACGCACCCTTACCGAAAAATCGAGTAAGAGTGAATGGTGGAAATATCACGATTGATAGCTTAAGAAGGAGTGATTTTGGCTTCTATCAATGTGTAGCGTCCAACGAAGTAGCAACCATCGTCGCTACCACTCAATTAGTAGTCGAAGGAACCCAACCCCACGCTCCGTATAATCTTACAGGAACCGCTACTGAATTTGCAGTCACCTTGAGTTGGCTACCCGGTTACAGCGGAGGTCCTGATTACAAACAAGATTATTCAATCGGATATCGAGAAGCCGGCGTCTCCGAATGGTCTACCATTCCGGTAACACCATCGGGAAGTACACAAGTTACCATCAATCGTTTAGCTCCAGGGACAACGTACGAGTTTCAAATTGTCGGTAAAAACGCTCTTGGAGCCGGCATGATGAGTAAAATAATAACGATACGGACTTTGG ACTCCAACCCCCGATTGCTTACTCTATCGGACGGTACAGACGTCGGGCTACCGCCCAAACCTGCTGCGACGCAGAAGCCTTTCTTACCACCTCCTGATGAACCAACCG GTCCGAAACCGGGACCGCCGAGGAACCTGACAGTTACGGAAATTAACAACGGGTTTTTAATTAGTTGGGAGCCGCCGCTTGAGCGGGCCAAACTGGTTCAATACTACAATATTAAGTATAGAACAGACGGTCCTTGGAAAGCTTTAAATAAAGCCCAAATTAGACCGGATGACTACACCTACCTTG TGAAAAATTTGGTTGGTGGTCGAACATACTACTTCAGAGTTCTCGCATATGCTTCGAAGAACTTTGAGGCTAGTGATGAAGTAAAATATCCAGTACCAGCAAGAGTAAAACATAAGGCAATTACGGCAGGAGTCGTCGGAGGGATTCTCTTTTTTATAGTTGCCATCATTCTTTCCGTATGCGCCGTCAAGATTTGTAATAAACGAAAACgaagaaaacaagaaaaag TTTTACGCAGCGTGACTAATT CTTACAACATGGTGGCGTGTCGAATAACGGATTCTAGGAATGGGGGGAACGCGTCGGAAAGTCAAGTGCCTTTGAAAAA ACTTAGAAAAGGCAGAATACCAGGTCTGAGAATTCTGGCTTTCGTAGCGAATTGGGTGTGGCCAAGAGACCGCTGTAGGTCCGGAAGCAGTCTCAGCTGGCACCCGGATTACCTTCACCCCTCTTCACCATCAAAGCACAAGTCCTTAGGGAGGATTTCGAGGGCGGCCGATGGACGATTCGTTCTGATCGATTCTTCACTTAGTTTACGAGCTGAAAGTCTTTCGAATATGAGCAGCAGCGACGACGGGGGTTTCCTTCCGAAACGAAATAACAATCGTGCTTCTTGGAGGAAACCGTTAGTTAGTTATCCGAGTCAATTGAGTTTACGATCGGATGCGTCCGGTCAAAGTGCAAGACCCGTTTGGAATGGTCTCTTAGGAACAGTTACCGGTCCTCGATACTACAACAGCCCCAATTTTAAACCAATTCCAACGATATATAGCCCGAATACGCCTCGGGTACAATGCAGCTCACCTGCAACTTCTAGTGCTTTACTTTTATCGCCATGGACGCCGTTGTACTTTAGTGATTTAAGTTCCGTGCGGTATCCGAGTTCCGGGGATAGATCTTATCCAACACCTCCCGGTTTTGTTCAGTTGAGATCAATGCACGAAAGATACTCGCAAGAATTACCATCATTAAGAGCAATTCACGAAGAATCACAATGTTTCATACCAGTTCATCCAATACGAGTACCACCATCGTATCCTTTATCAAGATCACGAGCGAGATTATTACCCAGACACGCGAGGATAGCAAGAAGTGCTCCAGAACTTGGTTCCCCGGACCATTTAGACCGCTCCCCGGAAAGTCGTTCAAGCTCCAGCGGATTCGGTTCGAAAAACACCTCTTCAAACCAAAATCAAAGCTCTCAATCGGGTTCAACCTTCGAATGGAGATTACCTCCATACAGACCACCACCTCCACCGTACGCTTTACCTCCACCACCACCGATCGTAGGACATTGGTTAGAATTAGCTTCGTCTTCTCCATCGACTTCCGAACAAATTCATCATAAAGCCGTTGACGTTGGAAGCGTTGATGGTCATTACGAATTCGATCCGTCGACTCCCACGCCGACGCCTTCAACGCCAACAGGACCCCGCGATGCCGATTTAGACGTTCCAACTTTACGGAAAAGTTATGGAACTCTTCGGAGCACCCGATATGATAACATAGACGCGCGCGTTCAAGCCATGAAAGAAGAGTTTAACGAATTTCGGAAAAGGCAagcaaaaagaagaagaagtcaTGAATTAGAGAGCGCGTGCTGA
- the LOC111415790 gene encoding protein turtle isoform X7 — MGMCTDPRGKFRPLTIGSSVPLLTTAAFYIFINTGLCLFIPALCFQDAFHITAILGESVVFNCHVEFPEGQPVPYVLQWEKKGQDIPIYIWYESYPTHSGEGYEGRVSRVSPDSNYGAASLNLTNIQVSDQGWYECKVVFLNRFPSAQKNGTWFHLDVHAPPRWVVIPEDIIYVNLGDAIILNCQAEGTPTPEILWYKDANPIETNSANSNGNSIPTGVGIFNDGTELRFSNIRSEDIGDYTCIARNGEGQISHTARVIIAGGAVIMVPPTNQTKLEGEKVQFNCEAKALPGNVTVKWFREGAPVKEVASLETRVTIRRDGSLVVNPVSADDSGQYLCEVSNGIGEPQSASAYLNVEYPAKVTFTPTVQYLPFRLAGVVQCYIKANPPLQYVTWTKDKRLLEPYQTNDIVIMNNGSLLFTRVNQSHQGRYTCTPYNAQGTQGSSGPMEVLVRKPPVFTIEPEPMYQRKVGETVEMPCDAQEAEGTQRPTMQWQRRDNAPLPKNRVRVNGGNITIDSLRRSDFGFYQCVASNEVATIVATTQLVVEGTQPHAPYNLTGTATEFAVTLSWLPGYSGGPDYKQDYSIGYREAGVSEWSTIPVTPSGSTQVTINRLAPGTTYEFQIVGKNALGAGMMSKIITIRTLDSNPRLLTLSDGTDVGLPPKPAATQKPFLPPPDEPTGPKPGPPRNLTVTEINNGFLISWEPPLERAKLVQYYNIKYRTDGPWKALNKAQIRPDDYTYLVKNLVGGRTYYFRVLAYASKNFEASDEVKYPVPARVKHKAITAGVVGGILFFIVAIILSVCAVKICNKRKRRKQEKVLRSVTNSYNMVACRITDSRNGGNASESQVPLKKLRKGRIPGLRILAFVANWVWPRDRCRSGSSLSWHPDYLHPSSPSKHKSLGRISRAADGRFVLIDSSLSLRAESLSNMSSSDDGGFLPKRNNNRASWRKPLVSYPSQLSLRSDASGQSARPVWNGLLGTVTGPRYYNSPNFKPIPTIYSPNTPRVQCSSPATSSALLLSPWTPLYFSDLSSVRYPSSGDRSYPTPPGFVQLRSMHERYSQELPSLRAIHEESQCFIPVHPIRVPPSYPLSRSRARLLPRHARIARSAPELGSPDHLDRSPESRSSSSGFGSKNTSSNQNQSSQSGSTFEWRLPPYRPPPPPYALPPPPPIVGHWLELASSSPSTSEQIHHKAVDVGSVDGHYEFDPSTPTPTPSTPTGPRDADLDVPTLRKSYGTLRSTRYDNIDARVQAMKEEFNEFRKRQAKRRRSHELESAC; from the exons GTCTGTGCTTGTTCATTCCAGCTCTCTGCTTCCAAGATGCGTTCCACATCACGGCAATCCTGGGCGAATCGGTCGTTTTCAACTGCCACGTGGAGTTTCCCGAAGGTCAGCCTGTGCCATACGTATTGCAATGGGAGAAGAAG GGACAGGATATACCAATCTACATCTGGTACGAGAGTTATCCCACACACAGCGGAGAGGGATATGAAGGAAGGGTATCGAGAGTATCACCAGATTCCAATTATGGAGCTGCTTCACTTAACTTGACCAATATTCAAGTATCCGATCAAGGATG GTACGAATGTAAAGTGGTGTTTCTCAATCGATTTCCAAGTGCACAAAAGAACGGAACATGGTTTCATCTGGACGTGCACGCCCCACCACGATGGGTTGTCATTCCAGAGGATATAATCTACGTGAATTTAGGCGACGCGATCATCCTCAATTGCCAAGCGGAAGGAACTCCAACCCCCGAAATCCTTTGGTACAAGGACGCGAATCCGATCGAAACAAACTCAGCGAACTCGAACGGAAATTCAATCCCCACAGGTGTAG GGATTTTCAACGACGGAACCGAACTGCGTTTTTCGAATATACGCAGCGAAGATATCGGCGATTATACTTGTATAGCGAGAAATGGCGAAGGGCAAATATCACATACAGCTCGAGTTATAATAGCAGGTGGTGCTGTTATAATGGTACCACCGACCAATCAAACCAAGTTAGAAGGCGAAAAAGTTCAGTTTAATTGTGAGGCGAAAGCTTTACCTGGAAATGTGACCGTTAAGTGGTTTCGCGAAGGTGCTCCAGTTAAAGAAGTCGCTTCTTTAGAAACTAGAGTAACTATCCGAAGGGATGGGTCTCTTGTGGTCAACCCAGTAAGCGCCGACGATTCAGGACAATATCTTTGCGAAGTCAGCAATGGGATCGGTGAACCTCAATCTGCATCGGCTTACCTTAACGTAGAat atcCAGCGAAAGTAACATTCACACCAACAGTGCAATATTTACCATTTCGTTTAGCTGGAGTTGTCCAGTGTTACATCAAAGCAAACCCACCCCTACAATATGTCACGTGGACCAAAGACAAAAGGCTTCTCGAACCGTATCAAACCAACGATATCGTCATTATGAATAACGGCTCACTTCTTTTTACTCGTGTTAACCAAAGCCATCAAGGAAGATATACTTGTACTCCGTATAATGCACAAGGAACTCAAGGTTCCTCCGGGCCTATGGAAGTTTTGGTAAGAAAACCACCCGTTTTTACCATCGAACCTGAACCAATGTACCAACGAAAAGTGGGCGAAACCGTCGAAATGCCTTGTGATGCCCAAGAAGCCGAAGGAACTCAAAGACCAACGATGCAATGGCAAAGAAGAGATAACGCACCCTTACCGAAAAATCGAGTAAGAGTGAATGGTGGAAATATCACGATTGATAGCTTAAGAAGGAGTGATTTTGGCTTCTATCAATGTGTAGCGTCCAACGAAGTAGCAACCATCGTCGCTACCACTCAATTAGTAGTCGAAGGAACCCAACCCCACGCTCCGTATAATCTTACAGGAACCGCTACTGAATTTGCAGTCACCTTGAGTTGGCTACCCGGTTACAGCGGAGGTCCTGATTACAAACAAGATTATTCAATCGGATATCGAGAAGCCGGCGTCTCCGAATGGTCTACCATTCCGGTAACACCATCGGGAAGTACACAAGTTACCATCAATCGTTTAGCTCCAGGGACAACGTACGAGTTTCAAATTGTCGGTAAAAACGCTCTTGGAGCCGGCATGATGAGTAAAATAATAACGATACGGACTTTGG ACTCCAACCCCCGATTGCTTACTCTATCGGACGGTACAGACGTCGGGCTACCGCCCAAACCTGCTGCGACGCAGAAGCCTTTCTTACCACCTCCTGATGAACCAACCG GTCCGAAACCGGGACCGCCGAGGAACCTGACAGTTACGGAAATTAACAACGGGTTTTTAATTAGTTGGGAGCCGCCGCTTGAGCGGGCCAAACTGGTTCAATACTACAATATTAAGTATAGAACAGACGGTCCTTGGAAAGCTTTAAATAAAGCCCAAATTAGACCGGATGACTACACCTACCTTG TGAAAAATTTGGTTGGTGGTCGAACATACTACTTCAGAGTTCTCGCATATGCTTCGAAGAACTTTGAGGCTAGTGATGAAGTAAAATATCCAGTACCAGCAAGAGTAAAACATAAGGCAATTACGGCAGGAGTCGTCGGAGGGATTCTCTTTTTTATAGTTGCCATCATTCTTTCCGTATGCGCCGTCAAGATTTGTAATAAACGAAAACgaagaaaacaagaaaaag TTTTACGCAGCGTGACTAATT CTTACAACATGGTGGCGTGTCGAATAACGGATTCTAGGAATGGGGGGAACGCGTCGGAAAGTCAAGTGCCTTTGAAAAA ACTTAGAAAAGGCAGAATACCAGGTCTGAGAATTCTGGCTTTCGTAGCGAATTGGGTGTGGCCAAGAGACCGCTGTAGGTCCGGAAGCAGTCTCAGCTGGCACCCGGATTACCTTCACCCCTCTTCACCATCAAAGCACAAGTCCTTAGGGAGGATTTCGAGGGCGGCCGATGGACGATTCGTTCTGATCGATTCTTCACTTAGTTTACGAGCTGAAAGTCTTTCGAATATGAGCAGCAGCGACGACGGGGGTTTCCTTCCGAAACGAAATAACAATCGTGCTTCTTGGAGGAAACCGTTAGTTAGTTATCCGAGTCAATTGAGTTTACGATCGGATGCGTCCGGTCAAAGTGCAAGACCCGTTTGGAATGGTCTCTTAGGAACAGTTACCGGTCCTCGATACTACAACAGCCCCAATTTTAAACCAATTCCAACGATATATAGCCCGAATACGCCTCGGGTACAATGCAGCTCACCTGCAACTTCTAGTGCTTTACTTTTATCGCCATGGACGCCGTTGTACTTTAGTGATTTAAGTTCCGTGCGGTATCCGAGTTCCGGGGATAGATCTTATCCAACACCTCCCGGTTTTGTTCAGTTGAGATCAATGCACGAAAGATACTCGCAAGAATTACCATCATTAAGAGCAATTCACGAAGAATCACAATGTTTCATACCAGTTCATCCAATACGAGTACCACCATCGTATCCTTTATCAAGATCACGAGCGAGATTATTACCCAGACACGCGAGGATAGCAAGAAGTGCTCCAGAACTTGGTTCCCCGGACCATTTAGACCGCTCCCCGGAAAGTCGTTCAAGCTCCAGCGGATTCGGTTCGAAAAACACCTCTTCAAACCAAAATCAAAGCTCTCAATCGGGTTCAACCTTCGAATGGAGATTACCTCCATACAGACCACCACCTCCACCGTACGCTTTACCTCCACCACCACCGATCGTAGGACATTGGTTAGAATTAGCTTCGTCTTCTCCATCGACTTCCGAACAAATTCATCATAAAGCCGTTGACGTTGGAAGCGTTGATGGTCATTACGAATTCGATCCGTCGACTCCCACGCCGACGCCTTCAACGCCAACAGGACCCCGCGATGCCGATTTAGACGTTCCAACTTTACGGAAAAGTTATGGAACTCTTCGGAGCACCCGATATGATAACATAGACGCGCGCGTTCAAGCCATGAAAGAAGAGTTTAACGAATTTCGGAAAAGGCAagcaaaaagaagaagaagtcaTGAATTAGAGAGCGCGTGCTGA
- the LOC111415790 gene encoding protein turtle isoform X8: MGMCTDPRGKFRPLTIGSSVPLLTTAAFYIFINTGLCLFIPALCFQDAFHITAILGESVVFNCHVEFPEGQPVPYVLQWEKKVGDTHSTVGMFKGQDIPIYIWYESYPTHSGEGYEGRVSRVSPDSNYGAASLNLTNIQVSDQGWYECKVVFLNRFPSAQKNGTWFHLDVHAPPRWVVIPEDIIYVNLGDAIILNCQAEGTPTPEILWYKDANPIETNSANSNGNSIPTGVGIFNDGTELRFSNIRSEDIGDYTCIARNGEGQISHTARVIIAGGAVIMVPPTNQTKLEGEKVQFNCEAKALPGNVTVKWFREGAPVKEVASLETRVTIRRDGSLVVNPVSADDSGQYLCEVSNGIGEPQSASAYLNVEYPAKVTFTPTVQYLPFRLAGVVQCYIKANPPLQYVTWTKDKRLLEPYQTNDIVIMNNGSLLFTRVNQSHQGRYTCTPYNAQGTQGSSGPMEVLVRKPPVFTIEPEPMYQRKVGETVEMPCDAQEAEGTQRPTMQWQRRDNAPLPKNRVRVNGGNITIDSLRRSDFGFYQCVASNEVATIVATTQLVVEGTQPHAPYNLTGTATEFAVTLSWLPGYSGGPDYKQDYSIGYREAGVSEWSTIPVTPSGSTQVTINRLAPGTTYEFQIVGKNALGAGMMSKIITIRTLDVGLPPKPAATQKPFLPPPDEPTGPKPGPPRNLTVTEINNGFLISWEPPLERAKLVQYYNIKYRTDGPWKALNKAQIRPDDYTYLVKNLVGGRTYYFRVLAYASKNFEASDEVKYPVPARVKHKAITAGVVGGILFFIVAIILSVCAVKICNKRKRRKQEKVLRSVTNSYNMVACRITDSRNGGNASESQVPLKKLRKGRIPGLRILAFVANWVWPRDRCRSGSSLSWHPDYLHPSSPSKHKSLGRISRAADGRFVLIDSSLSLRAESLSNMSSSDDGGFLPKRNNNRASWRKPLVSYPSQLSLRSDASGQSARPVWNGLLGTVTGPRYYNSPNFKPIPTIYSPNTPRVQCSSPATSSALLLSPWTPLYFSDLSSVRYPSSGDRSYPTPPGFVQLRSMHERYSQELPSLRAIHEESQCFIPVHPIRVPPSYPLSRSRARLLPRHARIARSAPELGSPDHLDRSPESRSSSSGFGSKNTSSNQNQSSQSGSTFEWRLPPYRPPPPPYALPPPPPIVGHWLELASSSPSTSEQIHHKAVDVGSVDGHYEFDPSTPTPTPSTPTGPRDADLDVPTLRKSYGTLRSTRYDNIDARVQAMKEEFNEFRKRQAKRRRSHELESAC; this comes from the exons GTCTGTGCTTGTTCATTCCAGCTCTCTGCTTCCAAGATGCGTTCCACATCACGGCAATCCTGGGCGAATCGGTCGTTTTCAACTGCCACGTGGAGTTTCCCGAAGGTCAGCCTGTGCCATACGTATTGCAATGGGAGAAGAAGGTAGGCGACACG CATTCTACAGTTGGAATGTTCAAGGGACAGGATATACCAATCTACATCTGGTACGAGAGTTATCCCACACACAGCGGAGAGGGATATGAAGGAAGGGTATCGAGAGTATCACCAGATTCCAATTATGGAGCTGCTTCACTTAACTTGACCAATATTCAAGTATCCGATCAAGGATG GTACGAATGTAAAGTGGTGTTTCTCAATCGATTTCCAAGTGCACAAAAGAACGGAACATGGTTTCATCTGGACGTGCACGCCCCACCACGATGGGTTGTCATTCCAGAGGATATAATCTACGTGAATTTAGGCGACGCGATCATCCTCAATTGCCAAGCGGAAGGAACTCCAACCCCCGAAATCCTTTGGTACAAGGACGCGAATCCGATCGAAACAAACTCAGCGAACTCGAACGGAAATTCAATCCCCACAGGTGTAG GGATTTTCAACGACGGAACCGAACTGCGTTTTTCGAATATACGCAGCGAAGATATCGGCGATTATACTTGTATAGCGAGAAATGGCGAAGGGCAAATATCACATACAGCTCGAGTTATAATAGCAGGTGGTGCTGTTATAATGGTACCACCGACCAATCAAACCAAGTTAGAAGGCGAAAAAGTTCAGTTTAATTGTGAGGCGAAAGCTTTACCTGGAAATGTGACCGTTAAGTGGTTTCGCGAAGGTGCTCCAGTTAAAGAAGTCGCTTCTTTAGAAACTAGAGTAACTATCCGAAGGGATGGGTCTCTTGTGGTCAACCCAGTAAGCGCCGACGATTCAGGACAATATCTTTGCGAAGTCAGCAATGGGATCGGTGAACCTCAATCTGCATCGGCTTACCTTAACGTAGAat atcCAGCGAAAGTAACATTCACACCAACAGTGCAATATTTACCATTTCGTTTAGCTGGAGTTGTCCAGTGTTACATCAAAGCAAACCCACCCCTACAATATGTCACGTGGACCAAAGACAAAAGGCTTCTCGAACCGTATCAAACCAACGATATCGTCATTATGAATAACGGCTCACTTCTTTTTACTCGTGTTAACCAAAGCCATCAAGGAAGATATACTTGTACTCCGTATAATGCACAAGGAACTCAAGGTTCCTCCGGGCCTATGGAAGTTTTGGTAAGAAAACCACCCGTTTTTACCATCGAACCTGAACCAATGTACCAACGAAAAGTGGGCGAAACCGTCGAAATGCCTTGTGATGCCCAAGAAGCCGAAGGAACTCAAAGACCAACGATGCAATGGCAAAGAAGAGATAACGCACCCTTACCGAAAAATCGAGTAAGAGTGAATGGTGGAAATATCACGATTGATAGCTTAAGAAGGAGTGATTTTGGCTTCTATCAATGTGTAGCGTCCAACGAAGTAGCAACCATCGTCGCTACCACTCAATTAGTAGTCGAAGGAACCCAACCCCACGCTCCGTATAATCTTACAGGAACCGCTACTGAATTTGCAGTCACCTTGAGTTGGCTACCCGGTTACAGCGGAGGTCCTGATTACAAACAAGATTATTCAATCGGATATCGAGAAGCCGGCGTCTCCGAATGGTCTACCATTCCGGTAACACCATCGGGAAGTACACAAGTTACCATCAATCGTTTAGCTCCAGGGACAACGTACGAGTTTCAAATTGTCGGTAAAAACGCTCTTGGAGCCGGCATGATGAGTAAAATAATAACGATACGGACTTTGG ACGTCGGGCTACCGCCCAAACCTGCTGCGACGCAGAAGCCTTTCTTACCACCTCCTGATGAACCAACCG GTCCGAAACCGGGACCGCCGAGGAACCTGACAGTTACGGAAATTAACAACGGGTTTTTAATTAGTTGGGAGCCGCCGCTTGAGCGGGCCAAACTGGTTCAATACTACAATATTAAGTATAGAACAGACGGTCCTTGGAAAGCTTTAAATAAAGCCCAAATTAGACCGGATGACTACACCTACCTTG TGAAAAATTTGGTTGGTGGTCGAACATACTACTTCAGAGTTCTCGCATATGCTTCGAAGAACTTTGAGGCTAGTGATGAAGTAAAATATCCAGTACCAGCAAGAGTAAAACATAAGGCAATTACGGCAGGAGTCGTCGGAGGGATTCTCTTTTTTATAGTTGCCATCATTCTTTCCGTATGCGCCGTCAAGATTTGTAATAAACGAAAACgaagaaaacaagaaaaag TTTTACGCAGCGTGACTAATT CTTACAACATGGTGGCGTGTCGAATAACGGATTCTAGGAATGGGGGGAACGCGTCGGAAAGTCAAGTGCCTTTGAAAAA ACTTAGAAAAGGCAGAATACCAGGTCTGAGAATTCTGGCTTTCGTAGCGAATTGGGTGTGGCCAAGAGACCGCTGTAGGTCCGGAAGCAGTCTCAGCTGGCACCCGGATTACCTTCACCCCTCTTCACCATCAAAGCACAAGTCCTTAGGGAGGATTTCGAGGGCGGCCGATGGACGATTCGTTCTGATCGATTCTTCACTTAGTTTACGAGCTGAAAGTCTTTCGAATATGAGCAGCAGCGACGACGGGGGTTTCCTTCCGAAACGAAATAACAATCGTGCTTCTTGGAGGAAACCGTTAGTTAGTTATCCGAGTCAATTGAGTTTACGATCGGATGCGTCCGGTCAAAGTGCAAGACCCGTTTGGAATGGTCTCTTAGGAACAGTTACCGGTCCTCGATACTACAACAGCCCCAATTTTAAACCAATTCCAACGATATATAGCCCGAATACGCCTCGGGTACAATGCAGCTCACCTGCAACTTCTAGTGCTTTACTTTTATCGCCATGGACGCCGTTGTACTTTAGTGATTTAAGTTCCGTGCGGTATCCGAGTTCCGGGGATAGATCTTATCCAACACCTCCCGGTTTTGTTCAGTTGAGATCAATGCACGAAAGATACTCGCAAGAATTACCATCATTAAGAGCAATTCACGAAGAATCACAATGTTTCATACCAGTTCATCCAATACGAGTACCACCATCGTATCCTTTATCAAGATCACGAGCGAGATTATTACCCAGACACGCGAGGATAGCAAGAAGTGCTCCAGAACTTGGTTCCCCGGACCATTTAGACCGCTCCCCGGAAAGTCGTTCAAGCTCCAGCGGATTCGGTTCGAAAAACACCTCTTCAAACCAAAATCAAAGCTCTCAATCGGGTTCAACCTTCGAATGGAGATTACCTCCATACAGACCACCACCTCCACCGTACGCTTTACCTCCACCACCACCGATCGTAGGACATTGGTTAGAATTAGCTTCGTCTTCTCCATCGACTTCCGAACAAATTCATCATAAAGCCGTTGACGTTGGAAGCGTTGATGGTCATTACGAATTCGATCCGTCGACTCCCACGCCGACGCCTTCAACGCCAACAGGACCCCGCGATGCCGATTTAGACGTTCCAACTTTACGGAAAAGTTATGGAACTCTTCGGAGCACCCGATATGATAACATAGACGCGCGCGTTCAAGCCATGAAAGAAGAGTTTAACGAATTTCGGAAAAGGCAagcaaaaagaagaagaagtcaTGAATTAGAGAGCGCGTGCTGA